A region of the Oceanihabitans sp. IOP_32 genome:
CAGGCATGCCTATTTTAAGGCTACCATCGTTTTTTACATCCACTTTTACGGCATAAACAAGCGCCACTCGCTCTTCTTTGGTTTGAATGATTTTTGGAGTGAATTCAGCTTCAGAAGCCATCCAACTAATGGTGCCTTTGTAAGATTTCATGTCTTCTGCATCATCAATCTTTACCGTTACTTCTTGTCCGATTTTTATATTAGCTAATTGTGTTTCACTGATATAAACTCGTAATTGCATGGTGCTTAAATCGGCAATTTTATACAATGGTTTGCCAAAAGCAGTAATTTCGTTTGGTTCTGCGTATTTGGTTAATACGGTACCTTTTACAGGATTTACGATTTTGCTTTTCTCAATTTGATCGTCTATTTGTTTGAGTTGTACATCAATACTTTTGAGTTCGTTAACAACCGGTGCATTTTGTATTTCTACGCTTCTAATTTGGTTTTTAATAACGTCTATTTCGCCAGAAATATCATCTAATTGCTTTTGTGTTCCAGCCTTGTCTTTTATTAAATTTTCAGTACGTGTTTTGTTGGTATAGGCTGTTCTTAATTTTGAATTTAAAACGGCAATTTGAGACAAAACACCTTTAGATTTAGAGCTTATCACAGCTTTAGACACCTCTAATTGTTCGCGTTTTAATGCCAAGGGAATAGTATCGATATAGCCTATAAATTGTTTTTTTTCAAGCGTGTTACCCTCATTAACATCAAACTGCATGAGTTTTCCGTTATTTTCAGCTGAAATGGTGATTTCTGTGGCTTCAAAATTCCCGTAACCATCAGCTTTATCGTTGCTGTTTCCGCAGGATAAAATAGTTGTTATAATGATTAATGTTAGTATGTAGATTTTGTTTTTCATGTTGTGTAGTTTTTCTCCCGCAGATTTCGCAGATTATCGCAGATTTTTTTATAATATTTAGTCTTTTTCTGCGTGTATCTGCGAAATCTGCGGGATACATTTTTATTGTCCTTTTATAACGTTATAATTCGCTTTCGCTAATTGCAATTGAATTTTATGCCTCACCAACGTGTTTTCGTCTTCGTATAAATTGGTTAATTCGGTGATATATGCCGAAGAAGTGATTACCCCATTTTTAAGTTGCGAATCTGCCGATTTAAGCACGTCTTTTCGAAGTTTGATAATCTCTAAATCGGATGCAATAAAACCTTCAATTTTATTGATTTCCTTTTGTTGCTGATTCAGTTCTATATTTGTATTCAATTTGAAAGTTTCCGTTTCGGTATCTAAAATATCCTTATTAATTGCCAAGGATTGACGTTGTTTTTTGTTGGAATTCCAATCGAAAACCTTCCAATTTAATTTCAGGCCTACTGTGTAAAAGGTTTGAAAGGAATTATCGAGCATATTCAGTCCCGGATTACCATAACCACCAGTTGCAAAA
Encoded here:
- a CDS encoding HlyD family secretion protein, translated to MKNKIYILTLIIITTILSCGNSNDKADGYGNFEATEITISAENNGKLMQFDVNEGNTLEKKQFIGYIDTIPLALKREQLEVSKAVISSKSKGVLSQIAVLNSKLRTAYTNKTRTENLIKDKAGTQKQLDDISGEIDVIKNQIRSVEIQNAPVVNELKSIDVQLKQIDDQIEKSKIVNPVKGTVLTKYAEPNEITAFGKPLYKIADLSTMQLRVYISETQLANIKIGQEVTVKIDDAEDMKSYKGTISWMASEAEFTPKIIQTKEERVALVYAVKVDVKNDGSLKIGMPAELWLNNTSTNNQ